A genomic stretch from Setaria italica strain Yugu1 chromosome VII, Setaria_italica_v2.0, whole genome shotgun sequence includes:
- the LOC101752779 gene encoding NDR1/HIN1-like protein 3, translating into MANGSRLGGGAAGGFCRGFCGLVFVVGFIVLLYWAIFQPHHIRATVETATLSNLTVSNASAAAAGVSYHLAVSLGLYNPSVRVNIYYDAISAELRFRSAVIGPAANDTSPSVFYQLARTSDDVQLEFDYGRPGGVGVGGDVAGELEKEVKSGGPVRLELHVDVRVRYKFRMFKLRQKPRIWCSLSIPVKAEGRRRGVGGSVASGDRCRVKY; encoded by the coding sequence ATGGCCAACGGCAgcaggctcggcggcggcgccgccggggggTTCTGCAGAGGCTTCTGCGGGCTCGTCTTCGTCGTCGGCTTCATCGTGCTCCTCTACTGGGCCATCTTCCAGCCCCACCACATCCGCGCCACCGTCGAGACCGCCACCCTCTCCAACCTCACCGTCtccaacgcctccgccgccgccgccggcgtctccTACCACCTCGCCGTCAGCCTCGGCCTCTACAACCCCAGTGTCCGCGTCAACATCTACTACGACGCCATCTCCGCCGAGCTCCGATTCCGCAGCGCCGTCATCGGCCCGGCCGCCAACGACACCTCCCCGTCCGTGTTCTACCAGCTCGCCAGGACCAGCGACGACGTGCAGCTGGAGTTCGACTACGGGAGgccgggcggcgtcggcgtcggcggcgacgtcgccgGGGAGCTGGAGAAGGAGGTGAAGAGCGGGGGGCCGGTGAGGTTGGAGCTGCACGTGGACGTGCGCGTGAGGTACAAGTTCAGGATGTTCAAGCTGCGGCAGAAGCCGAGGATATGGTGCTCGCTGAGCATTCCGGTCAAGGCGGagggccggcgccgcggcgtcggTGGCTCCGTTGCCTCCGGCGACCGGTGCAGGGTCAAGTACTGA
- the LOC101753190 gene encoding NDR1/HIN1-like protein 3: MCCSGDNCCLLKCCGKLLLFLLSAGLFVLIYWAIFQPHQIRATVGSATLSNLTVSSAGEVSYKFAVSLSLYNPSVRVGIYYDTIDAELRFGDAVLGPAANGTSPPEFYQRRKTSDDVRLEFDYGRPGVTVGSDVAGELEKEMKSGGTVSLELDVDLRVRYKFRIFKLRQKPRIWCSLSIPVKAEGPGPGVGGAVAPGDRCRVKY; this comes from the coding sequence ATGTGCTGCAGCGGCGACAACTGCTGCCTGCTCAAGTGCTGCGGCAAATTGCTCTTGTTTCTCCTATCAGCCGGCTTATTCGTGCTCATCTACTGGGCCATCTTCCAGCCCCACCAGATTCGCGCCACCGTCGGGTCCGCGACCCTATCCAACCTCACCGTCTCCTCCGCCGGAGAGGTCTCCTACAAATTCGCCGTCAGCCTCAGCCTCTACAACCCCAGCGTCCGCGTCGGCATCTACTACGACACCATCGACGCCGAGCTCCGCTTCGGGGACGCCGTCCTCGGCCCGGCCGCCAACGGCACCTCCCCGCCCGAGTTCTACCAGCGCAGGAAGACCAGCGACGACGTGAGGCTGGAGTTCGACTACGGGAGGCCGGGCGTCACCGTAGGCAGCGACGTCGCCGGGGAGCTCGAGAAGGAGATGAAGAGCGGGGGGACGGTGAGCCTGGAGCTCGACGTGGACCTGCGGGTGAGATACAAGTTCAGGATTTTCAAGCTGCGCCAGAAGCCGAGGATATGGTGCTCGCTGAGCATCCCGGTCAAGGCGGAGGGCCCGGGCccgggcgtcggcggcgctgTTGCCCCCGGCGACCGGTGCAGGGTCAAGTACTGA
- the LOC101753598 gene encoding NDR1/HIN1-like protein 10 — protein sequence MSGSGRSREKTCCSSCCTLLISLGFVVLIYWAIFQPHQIRAAVESAELSNLAVSNASSPVAVTYHVAVNLSLYNPSKRVNIYYDTIDAELRFRGAVLSPAAAAASPSEFYQRRKTAQAVRLEFDGKSVAVPGDVSTELENEVKGAAMLGLELSVNVRVRYVFGSIKIRQKPRVLCAVSIPVPTTPGGFSFLGSGDRCWVKY from the coding sequence ATGTCCGGCAGCGGCCGGAGCCGCGAGAAGacgtgctgcagcagctgctgcactCTTCTCATCTCCCTGGGCTTCGTCGTGCTCATCTACTGGGCCATCTTCCAGCCGCACCAGATACGCGCCGCCGTGGAGTCCGCCGAGCTCTCCAACCTCGCCGTCTCCAATGCCTCCTCCCCCGTCGCCGTCACCTACCACGTCGCCGTGAACCTGAGCCTCTATAACCCCAGCAAGCGCGTCAACATCTACTACGACACCATCGACGCCGAGCTCCGCTTCCGCGGCGCCGTCCTcagcccggccgccgccgcggcgtcccccTCCGAGTTCTACCAGCGCAGGAAGACCGCCCAGGCCGTGCGCCTCGAGTTCGACGGCAAGAGCGTCGCCGTCCCCGGCGACGTGTCGACGGAGCTCGAGAACGAGGTCAAGGGTGCGGCGATGCTGGGCCTGGAGCTGAGCGTCAACGTGCGGGTGAGGTACGTGTTCGGGAGCATCAAGATACGGCAGAAGCCGAGGGTTTTGTGCGCGGTGAGCATCCCGGTCCCGACGACGCCGGGCGGCTTCAGCTTTCTTGGCTCCGGCGACCGCTGCTGGGTCAAGTACTGA